In one Achromobacter spanius genomic region, the following are encoded:
- a CDS encoding DNA methyltransferase, translating into MTEKAKKLEEFVRWVELHVKGDEKGEAQIFLDRLFQGFGHSGFREVGATCEERVKRGGTGGTAFADLVWKPRVVIEMKRRGTDLKKHYSQAFSYWTYLVPNRPRYAVLCNFDEFWVYDFETQMDTPVDQIPLADLPSRYGALNFLFPGDVAPIFGNHHEDVTREAADKLATCFNSLVDRGIERPLAQRFILQILLAFFAEDIGLLEKYLVKRLFGDCKSPQDTYDILGGLFEAMNRPEGNGGGRYKGVAYFNGGLYALPAKIELLPEEVFLLKDACDFDWSKVRPEIFGTLFERSLGETERHAKGAHFTSPVDIMKIVGPTIVEPWRQAIEATKTLTEMQALANRMQTFTVLDPACGSGNFLFTAYRELKRLEAQLYLRMAERFPRSVDVNQRTLGFVTTTNFYGMDVNPFAVEIAKVTMMLAHKLSIDELHVSESALPLDNLDRNIVHRDALVTEAGAKSEWPKVDVIIGNPPFLGVKKMKPALGAEYIKRIRVAYPEVPGMADMCVYWIRRTHDELPACTVADPLRGRAGLVGTQNIRSNESRIGGLDYVSASGTVVEAVESQPWSGEANVHVSIANWTKTQDEKLLPASKRLWFQSKTSLRRPKSAKGTLLAAKEYDLDMREVSYISSALSDTTDLKTAAVLSCNSKPKRTFQGVTPGHEDFVLQWSDAQALIAEEPEAEELLKSYVVGKEVLGGATKATRMILDFGQRDLLDAQQFPKALALVKRNVLPKRMKAAEKGEGGDKEERSHHVQFLERWWQLSYRRTDLLEAIARLPRYLACSRVTSRPILFFVDSQVTPGDALQVFAFEDDYSFGILHSKPHIEWFMSKRSNMKSDPRYSSSNVFGTFPWPQFPTAAKVDAVVMASRKLQAVRSNALKAAKGGLRALYDTLALPGKNLLRDAHAALDKAVMDAYGFSVGKDLLAQILELNAAVAARESAGQPVTPPGVPTSVFDPSVLVSSDCAVRPAERLIGTA; encoded by the coding sequence GTGACTGAAAAGGCGAAGAAGCTAGAAGAATTCGTCCGGTGGGTTGAGCTCCACGTCAAAGGCGACGAGAAGGGTGAAGCTCAGATCTTCTTGGACCGTCTCTTTCAGGGCTTCGGGCATTCCGGCTTTCGGGAGGTAGGTGCCACATGCGAGGAGCGAGTTAAGAGGGGCGGGACGGGCGGCACAGCGTTCGCGGACCTTGTGTGGAAACCACGCGTCGTTATCGAGATGAAACGGCGGGGAACTGATCTTAAGAAGCACTACAGTCAAGCTTTCAGTTACTGGACGTATTTGGTTCCAAACCGGCCAAGATACGCAGTGCTTTGTAATTTCGACGAGTTTTGGGTCTACGACTTTGAGACTCAGATGGATACCCCTGTTGACCAGATTCCGCTAGCGGACTTGCCCAGTCGCTACGGAGCTTTGAACTTCCTCTTCCCGGGAGACGTTGCTCCCATATTCGGGAATCACCATGAAGACGTGACCCGCGAGGCTGCCGACAAGCTTGCAACCTGCTTCAATTCCTTGGTTGACAGAGGCATTGAGCGTCCTCTAGCGCAGCGCTTTATCCTCCAAATCCTCTTGGCTTTTTTTGCCGAAGATATCGGCCTGCTTGAGAAGTACCTGGTTAAGAGGCTGTTCGGGGATTGCAAATCTCCTCAAGATACCTATGACATCCTCGGCGGGCTTTTTGAAGCCATGAATCGTCCGGAGGGCAACGGCGGCGGCCGATACAAGGGTGTTGCTTACTTCAATGGCGGGCTCTACGCACTGCCCGCCAAAATCGAGCTATTGCCTGAAGAGGTTTTCCTGCTTAAGGATGCCTGTGACTTCGACTGGTCTAAGGTGCGACCCGAGATTTTTGGGACGTTGTTCGAGCGGTCTCTTGGAGAGACTGAGCGACATGCAAAGGGGGCACACTTTACCTCGCCGGTTGACATCATGAAGATCGTGGGGCCAACTATTGTTGAGCCTTGGCGGCAAGCCATTGAGGCCACCAAGACGCTAACTGAGATGCAGGCTCTTGCTAACCGCATGCAGACATTCACGGTTTTAGACCCGGCATGCGGAAGCGGCAATTTTTTGTTTACGGCTTATCGTGAGCTGAAACGCCTTGAGGCCCAGCTATATCTGCGAATGGCCGAGCGGTTCCCCAGGTCGGTGGACGTCAACCAGCGAACACTTGGGTTCGTGACCACCACGAACTTCTACGGTATGGACGTGAATCCATTCGCCGTTGAGATTGCCAAGGTCACGATGATGTTGGCTCATAAGCTTAGCATCGATGAACTTCATGTCTCGGAGTCCGCGTTGCCCCTGGACAATCTCGACAGGAACATCGTACATCGCGACGCATTAGTGACTGAGGCGGGGGCCAAATCAGAGTGGCCAAAGGTCGACGTCATCATCGGCAACCCGCCATTTTTGGGTGTCAAAAAAATGAAACCAGCGCTTGGTGCCGAGTATATCAAGCGCATCCGCGTGGCCTATCCTGAGGTGCCTGGAATGGCCGACATGTGTGTGTACTGGATCAGGCGGACGCACGACGAACTGCCTGCTTGCACAGTCGCTGATCCGCTGCGAGGCCGGGCTGGGTTGGTCGGTACACAGAACATCAGAAGCAACGAATCCCGCATCGGAGGCTTGGACTACGTGAGCGCGAGTGGAACCGTGGTTGAAGCTGTGGAGAGCCAACCGTGGTCGGGTGAAGCCAACGTTCATGTCTCCATCGCTAACTGGACCAAAACGCAAGACGAGAAGCTCCTACCTGCGTCCAAACGCTTGTGGTTTCAATCAAAGACGTCGCTGCGCAGGCCGAAGAGCGCCAAAGGCACGTTACTCGCGGCCAAAGAATACGATTTGGACATGAGAGAGGTCTCATACATTAGTTCTGCACTGTCGGACACTACCGACTTGAAAACCGCAGCGGTCCTTTCGTGTAACTCCAAGCCAAAGCGTACGTTTCAAGGCGTGACTCCGGGCCATGAGGACTTCGTTCTTCAGTGGTCTGACGCACAGGCGCTAATTGCCGAGGAGCCAGAGGCGGAGGAGCTATTAAAGTCCTATGTCGTTGGCAAGGAGGTGCTTGGCGGCGCGACAAAGGCCACGCGAATGATTCTTGACTTCGGTCAACGCGATTTGTTGGACGCGCAGCAGTTTCCAAAGGCGCTTGCGTTAGTCAAGAGGAACGTATTACCCAAGCGCATGAAGGCAGCTGAGAAGGGGGAAGGCGGCGATAAAGAAGAGCGCTCACACCATGTGCAGTTTCTCGAACGATGGTGGCAACTCTCTTATCGTCGAACGGATCTTCTGGAAGCGATTGCACGCCTTCCGCGCTACCTCGCGTGTTCGCGCGTGACATCGCGTCCCATCCTGTTCTTCGTAGACTCACAGGTGACACCGGGGGACGCGCTTCAGGTGTTCGCCTTCGAAGACGACTATAGCTTCGGAATTTTGCACTCGAAGCCTCACATTGAGTGGTTCATGAGCAAGCGCTCGAACATGAAGTCAGACCCGCGCTATTCATCGTCCAACGTTTTCGGCACGTTCCCTTGGCCACAGTTTCCAACAGCTGCGAAGGTCGATGCGGTCGTTATGGCGTCGCGCAAACTGCAAGCGGTTCGCTCAAATGCACTCAAGGCAGCCAAAGGTGGCCTCAGGGCGCTATATGACACCTTAGCGCTC